Proteins from one Mus pahari chromosome 10, PAHARI_EIJ_v1.1, whole genome shotgun sequence genomic window:
- the C10H11orf54 gene encoding ester hydrolase C11orf54 homolog isoform X1, producing the protein MACIEFSFHVPSLEELAEVLQKGLKDNFADVQVSVVDCPDLTKEPFNFPVKGICGQTRIAEVGGVPYLLPLVNKKKVYDLNEIAKEIKLPGAFILGAGAGPFQTLGFNSEFMPIVQTASEHNQPVNGSYFARKNPVDGECLLEKYSQKYHDFGCALLANLFASEGQPGKVIEVQAKRRKGELNFVSCMRQTLEERYGDKPVGMGGTFIVQKGRVKAHIMPAEFSSCPLNSDEAVNKWLHFYEMKAPLICLPVFVSKDPGLDLRLEHTHFFSHHGEGGHYHYDTTPDTVEYLGYFSPAQFLYRIDQPKETHAFGRD; encoded by the exons TTTTGCAGAAGGGGCTAAAGGACAACTTTGCTGATGTCCAGGTCTCAGTGGTTGACTGCCCAGATTTAACAAAGGAGCCATTTAACTTTCCTGTAAAAG GCATCTGTGGGCAAACTAGAATTGCAGAAGTAGGAGGTGTGCCTTACTTATTGCCTcttgtaaacaaaaaaaaa gTTTATGACCTAAATGAAATTGCAAAAGAAATAAAGCTGCCTGGCGCGTTTATCCTTGGAGCGGGTGCAGGTCCATTTCAGACGCTTGGGTTCAATTCTGAG ttcatGCCAATTGTTCAAACAGCAAGTGAACACAACCAACCTGTGAATGGAAGTTACTTTGCCCGTAAAAATCCTGTAGATGGAGAGTGCCTGCTGGAGAAATACAGCCAAAAATATCATGATTTTGGATGTGCACTACTGGCTAATCTTTTTGCCAGTGAGGGCCAACCTGGCAAG GTCATTGAAGTGCAagccaagagaagaaaaggagaacttAACTTTGTGAGCTGCATGAGACAGACACTGGAGGAGCGCTACGGTGACAAGCCTGTGGGGATGGGAGGCACCTTCATTGTGCAGAAAGGGAGAGTGAAAGCCCACATCATG CCTGCAGAGTTTTCTTCCTGCCCACTGAACTCGGACGAAGCTGTCAATAAATGGCTACACTTCTATGAGATGAAGGCTCCCTTGATTTGTCTACCAGTTTTTGTTTCCAAAGACCCT GGGCTTGATTTGCGACTGGAGCACACACATTTCTTCAGTCATCATGGAGAAGGTGGACACTACCACTACGATACGACCCCAGACACAGTGGAGTACCTTGGATACTTCTCACCTGCACAGTTCCTGTATCGCATTGATCAGCCCAAAGAGACCCATGCCTTTGGGAGAGATTAA
- the C10H11orf54 gene encoding ester hydrolase C11orf54 homolog isoform X2, which translates to MPIVQTASEHNQPVNGSYFARKNPVDGECLLEKYSQKYHDFGCALLANLFASEGQPGKVIEVQAKRRKGELNFVSCMRQTLEERYGDKPVGMGGTFIVQKGRVKAHIMPAEFSSCPLNSDEAVNKWLHFYEMKAPLICLPVFVSKDPGLDLRLEHTHFFSHHGEGGHYHYDTTPDTVEYLGYFSPAQFLYRIDQPKETHAFGRD; encoded by the exons atGCCAATTGTTCAAACAGCAAGTGAACACAACCAACCTGTGAATGGAAGTTACTTTGCCCGTAAAAATCCTGTAGATGGAGAGTGCCTGCTGGAGAAATACAGCCAAAAATATCATGATTTTGGATGTGCACTACTGGCTAATCTTTTTGCCAGTGAGGGCCAACCTGGCAAG GTCATTGAAGTGCAagccaagagaagaaaaggagaacttAACTTTGTGAGCTGCATGAGACAGACACTGGAGGAGCGCTACGGTGACAAGCCTGTGGGGATGGGAGGCACCTTCATTGTGCAGAAAGGGAGAGTGAAAGCCCACATCATG CCTGCAGAGTTTTCTTCCTGCCCACTGAACTCGGACGAAGCTGTCAATAAATGGCTACACTTCTATGAGATGAAGGCTCCCTTGATTTGTCTACCAGTTTTTGTTTCCAAAGACCCT GGGCTTGATTTGCGACTGGAGCACACACATTTCTTCAGTCATCATGGAGAAGGTGGACACTACCACTACGATACGACCCCAGACACAGTGGAGTACCTTGGATACTTCTCACCTGCACAGTTCCTGTATCGCATTGATCAGCCCAAAGAGACCCATGCCTTTGGGAGAGATTAA